The following is a genomic window from Fusobacterium perfoetens.
AAATAAATTTGTAGATGAGTTGGAAAAAGACGCCAAGAATAAAAGAAGATATAAACTTCTTGGGGTAGAATTAACTAATGATGAAAAAGTAAAAGTTGATGATATAAGAAAAAAATATTCTCTTAGAAATAACGAAATTATCTTAAAAGAGGATACAAAAAGAATCTATCCTCGTGGTGAGATATATCAAAATATAGTTGGAATTATGGGATATGAGCAAGAATCATCAGAGTTTGTAGGAGTAAACGGAATAGAAAAACAATATGAAGATTACTTAAAAGGAAAAATTCTTAAAAAGAGAGTGTCTTCTGTAAAGAGTAGAAACTTTGCTCTTCCTACAGCCAAAGAAGATTTTGATATTTCATCAGACGGAAAAGATGTATATCTAACTTTAGAAGAGGATCTACAATATATCCTAAACGACGAGATAAAAAAACAATTTGATGAAACAGATTCAGAAGAGGCTTATGGTATAATAGTTAATCCAAACTCTGGAGAGGTATTAGCTATTGCCACTTTTAAGAAGAATAAAAAAGTTGTAAGAAATCCAATATTCCAAAACCAATTAGAACCGGGATCAATATTTAAACCAATAGTTGTAGCTGGTGCATTGGAAGATGGTTATATCAATGAAGATTCAACATTTGATGTAAAAAATGGTAGAATTACAAAACATAGACATACTATAAAAGAGGCATCTTGGTCAGTAAAAGGTGTAATGTCAGTAAAAGATATATTGGCAAAATCTAGTAACGTAGGAATGGTACTTATAAGTGACGAGTTTGAAGACAGTGTAATGTCTGGATATTTAAAGAAATTTGGTTTCTATGACAAAACAGAGATTGATTTTCCTTATGAAAAAGTTCCTTATCATACTCCAAGTAGAAAATGGGACGGTCTTAAGAAAAATACAATCGCCTTTGGTCAAGGGATAGTTGTAACGCCAATACAAATGGTAATGGCATTTTCATCTCTTGTAAATGGTGGAGTTTTATATAGACCATACTTAATGGAAAAAATAGTTGATTCGAGCAACGGAACAGTTATAAAAAGAAATACTCCGAAAGTTGTTAGACATACAATTAGCAAAGAGACATCTGAAAAGATGAAAGATATGCTAGAACAAGTTGTTGTGAGTGGTGGAGGAGCTAGAGCAAAAGTTTCTGGATATAGAATTGGTGGAAAAACTGGTACTGCACAAATAAGTGCTGGTAGAGGTGGATATTTAAAAGATGATTACTTAACATCTTTTATCGGTTGTTTCCCAGCTGATAATCCTAAATATGTTGGACTTATAATGTTTTATAAACCAAGAAATGTTGAAAGAAAACTTGGAGGACTTATAGCAGCTCCAGTATTTTCAAATGTTATAAAAAGACTTACAATAACAAGAGAGATTGTAGCTGACGACATTTCAAAAATAAAAATCACTGAAAGTGAAATAGAAAATATAAATCTAAAAACAACAAAAACTAAAATATATATTATGCCTGA
Proteins encoded in this region:
- a CDS encoding penicillin-binding protein — translated: MKKEAKIKIALLILNLVLLVASIVKTNHLFIMMFSVSLVYLFWLFRRTKIIGRKKNFVVKATMSTNIVLFLIMILFIRLYKVQVVDNEKYNNLIKRQIEKVYTFRGKRGSIYDRQGREIAYDIHVYDIIIDPYMLSQTKKTKEIINELFETLSINKNENKFVDELEKDAKNKRRYKLLGVELTNDEKVKVDDIRKKYSLRNNEIILKEDTKRIYPRGEIYQNIVGIMGYEQESSEFVGVNGIEKQYEDYLKGKILKKRVSSVKSRNFALPTAKEDFDISSDGKDVYLTLEEDLQYILNDEIKKQFDETDSEEAYGIIVNPNSGEVLAIATFKKNKKVVRNPIFQNQLEPGSIFKPIVVAGALEDGYINEDSTFDVKNGRITKHRHTIKEASWSVKGVMSVKDILAKSSNVGMVLISDEFEDSVMSGYLKKFGFYDKTEIDFPYEKVPYHTPSRKWDGLKKNTIAFGQGIVVTPIQMVMAFSSLVNGGVLYRPYLMEKIVDSSNGTVIKRNTPKVVRHTISKETSEKMKDMLEQVVVSGGGARAKVSGYRIGGKTGTAQISAGRGGYLKDDYLTSFIGCFPADNPKYVGLIMFYKPRNVERKLGGLIAAPVFSNVIKRLTITREIVADDISKIKITESEIENINLKTTKTKIYIMPDIKGKTMREVVDIFSGNQVKLNIKGTGKVKEFYPKPGTELLEVNEIKIILE